A part of Aegilops tauschii subsp. strangulata cultivar AL8/78 chromosome 2, Aet v6.0, whole genome shotgun sequence genomic DNA contains:
- the LOC109770737 gene encoding uncharacterized protein — translation MTTISNVVVTKMRIDGGAGLKVLSVETIDMLQVPYDQLLPTRSFPGVARGSTTPPGQVRLPVTFGKRGNCRTKLIDFDVAHIGLPHNAILGYPALTKFMAVTRPGYIVIKMPGSGDIVTMVGDMKGVV, via the coding sequence ATGACGACCATCAGCAACGTGGTCGTCACCAAGATGCGCATCGACGGGGGCGCTGGCCTCAAAGTCCTCTCCGTGGAAACCATCGACATGCTTCAAGTGCCTTATGACCAGCTCTTGCCGACTAGGTCGTTCCCTGGGGTAGCCCGCGGATCCACCACCCCCCCGGGACAGGTGCGCCTTCCGGTCACATTCGGCAAGCGCGGAAACTGCCGCACCAAGCTGATCGACTTTGATGTAGCGCACATCGGCCTTCCTCACAATGCCATCTTGGGATATCCCGCGCTCACCAAATTCATGGCGGTGACCCGCCCTGGCTACATCGTCATCAAAATGCCAGGCAGCGGCGACATCGTCACCATGGTTGGGGACATGAAGGGTGTGGTCTGA